A window of Apodemus sylvaticus chromosome 9, mApoSyl1.1, whole genome shotgun sequence contains these coding sequences:
- the LOC127691937 gene encoding putative sperm motility kinase W gives MASHTEENILEKDFRILLSLGCGSFGEVKLACHLPTSARVAVKVLEKNINNVADITSEVELLRSLEHRNIVRFFHKIDTLTTTYVIMEYVAGEDLERCLRALGCLKEEEAVPIFQQVVSAVHFLHQRHIAHRDIKLENILVDAAGNVKLCDFGMAIKITEGQMLEDICGSLLYWAPEILAKKPYNGLAVDMWSLGIVLFVLVTGNFPYVEASTEDMYRTITTAMCPIPYHLSKQCHSIIARLLMVPTWYRMTIQQLVERPWLGHIQEHGLVATKEILPRIVNTMCTIGYTCEEIVSSLTNRQLKGEVMATFNILKYQLSCGDSHQQVEKPWANRKPAGALNLPPLKRRASEPAFLTCVEAEKSHFQHEGMEGRGKSCRRYPTFTKSSCMEKIPCSDDPVPEEDALTAGITNTATGDIAVDRNSTDSLPGEHFSAVSAQDETSTGFLNMGFCEEEPSTGPEICSEQSHAGPTASGSRSLRALRALCCCCLTSSTVSPSPCVRCNKGEIG, from the coding sequence ATGGCCAGCCACACGGAAGAGAACATCCTTGAAAAGGATTTCAGGATCTTGTTATCTCTGGGTTGTGGCTCTTTCGGGGAGGTGAAGCTTGCCTGCCACCTTCCCACAAGTGCACGGGTTGCCGTCAAGGTCCTTGAGAAAAACATCAACAATGTGGCTGACATCACTTCGGAGGTGGAGCTCCTTCGATCTCTAGAACACAGGAACATTGTTCGATTCTTTCACAAGATTGACACACTGACAACAACTTATGTGATTATGGAGTACGTGGCAGGCGAAGACCTTGAGCGGTGCCTCAGGGCACTGGGCTgtctgaaggaggaggaggctgtaCCTATTTTCCAGCAGGTGGTGTCCGCCGTTCACTTCCTCCACCAAAGACACATTGCACATCGTGATATTAAATTAGAAAACATTCTGGTCGATGCGGCAGGAAATGTGAAGCTTTGTGACTTTGGTATGGCAATAAAAATCACAGAAGGGCAGATGCTGGAGGACATCTGTGGCTCCTTGCTCTACTGGGCCCCAGAGATCTTGGCAAAGAAACCTTATAATGGACTGGCCGTTGACATGTGGAGCTTGGGCATTGTCCTCTTTGTTCTGGTCACAGGGAACTTTCCATATGTAGAAGCCTCCACTGAGGATATGTACAGGACCATCACTACTGCCATGTGTCCCATTCCTTACCACTTGTCGAAACAGTGTCACAGCATCATTGCACGGTTACTCATGGTCCCTACCTGGTACAGGATGACAATACAACAGCTTGTGGAACGACCGTGGCTGGGCCACATTCAAGAACATGGATTGGTTGCCACAAAAGAAATCCTTCCCAGGATCGTGAACACCATGTGCACCATTGGCTATACCTGTGAAGAGATTGTGTCATCCCTAACAAATAGGCAACTCAAAGGTGAAGTAATGgcaacatttaatattttaaaataccaacTCAGCTGTGGGGACAGCCATCAACAAGTGGAGAAGCCCTGGGCAAACAGAAAGCCTGCAGGTGCCCTTAACCTTCCCCCCTTGAAGAGGAGAGCCAGTGAGCCTGCCTTTTTAACCTGTGTAGAAGCTGAGAAGAGTCACTTTCAGCATGAGGGtatggaaggaagagggaagagttGCAGAAGGTACCCAACATTCACCAAATCCTCCTGCATGGAGAAGATACCTTGTTCAGATGACCCAGTGCCAGAAGAAGATGCTCTGACAGCTGGCATCACTAACACTGCTACAGGAGATATTGCAGTCGACAGAAATTCCACAGACAGTCTGCCTGGTGAGCACTTCTCTGCGGTGTCAGCTCAGGATGAAACATCCACAGGGTTTCTGAACATGGGCTTCTGTGAAGAAGAACCATCCACAGGGCCAGAAATTTGCAGTGAGCAGTCTCACGCTGGACCCACAGCTTCTGGATCCAGGTCACTCAGGGCACTGAGAGCTCTGTGCTGTTGCTGTCTTACCTCCTCCACGGTGAGCCCAAGTCCCTGTGTTAGGTGCAACAAAGGAGAGATAGGATAG